Proteins co-encoded in one Chitinophagales bacterium genomic window:
- the uvrA gene encoding excinuclease ABC subunit UvrA translates to MQELPAISEEEIESLNVYGARVHNLKNIDVFIPRNKLVVITGISGSGKSSLAFDTIYAEGQRRYMESFSAYARQFIGSMERPDVENITGLSPVISIEQKTTNKNPRSTVGTITEIYDFMRLLFARTGDAYSHATGKKMVRFTEPQIVQHVFKYFKDQKIILLAPLVKGRKGHYRELFEQLRKQRYLKVRIDGEIVDIEPKMQVDRYKIHDIEVVIDRLKIEPQFASRLTNSLEIAMQMGKGLVMILEHETGKTHNFSKLLMDPESGVSYDEPSPNTFSFNSPYGACQNCKGLGFIHDADMKLVIPDENLNINEQGIRPYGEVRDNHTFKKLRALSQKYGFTFATPIKDLPEEALEILLYGTNGESIPVNIQFGKERWYDLDFEGVINTIKRCYADKDISERIRRWAEAFMVKKKCPVCNGQRLKQESLHFKIVGKNIADLCEMDIEELQNWFTNIEEDLTVRQKTIAKDILKEIRARLGFLLNVGLDYLSLNRPSRSLSGGESQRIRLATQIGSKLVGITYILDEPSIGLHQRDNQKLIEALKELRETGNSVLVVEHDKDIMMAADYVIDIGPGAGKHGGEIVAAGTPADFILKGTLTTEYLNGTKRIEVPKKRRKGNGKTLVLKGVKGNNLRNLDVEFPLGKFICVTGVSGSGKSSLINETLYPILNQHFYRAVKKPLAYESIEGLEHLDKVIEIDQSPIGRTPRSNPATYIGVFTLIRTLFSQLPEAQIRGYKPGRFSFNVKGGRCETCQGGGMRVIEMNFLPDVYVECETCMGRRYNRETLEVRYRGKSISDVLNMTVEEAVEFFEPMPKIFRMLKTLQDVGLNYITLGQQATTLSGGEAQRVKLSSELRKKDTGKTMYILDEPTTGLHFEDIRLLLIVLQKLVDKGNTVMVIEHNMDVIKVADYIIDMGPEGGSKGGNMVCKGTPEEVAVHPTSYTGEFLKLEL, encoded by the coding sequence ATGCAAGAATTGCCTGCAATCAGCGAAGAAGAAATTGAGTCATTGAATGTTTATGGTGCAAGGGTGCACAACCTCAAAAACATAGATGTTTTCATTCCTAGAAACAAATTGGTGGTCATCACAGGCATCAGCGGAAGCGGTAAGTCCTCGCTGGCTTTTGATACCATCTATGCAGAAGGGCAACGGCGCTATATGGAGAGTTTTTCGGCCTATGCTCGGCAATTCATCGGCAGCATGGAACGCCCTGATGTTGAGAATATTACAGGTTTAAGTCCCGTTATTTCGATTGAGCAAAAAACCACCAACAAAAACCCCAGATCTACGGTCGGCACCATTACCGAGATTTACGACTTCATGCGCCTACTCTTTGCCCGAACAGGCGATGCCTATTCCCACGCCACAGGCAAAAAAATGGTGCGTTTCACTGAGCCACAAATCGTTCAGCACGTTTTCAAGTACTTCAAAGACCAAAAAATCATCTTGCTTGCGCCCCTCGTCAAAGGACGAAAAGGACACTACCGAGAACTCTTCGAGCAACTCCGCAAGCAGCGCTATTTGAAGGTGCGAATAGATGGCGAAATAGTGGACATTGAACCCAAAATGCAGGTGGATCGCTACAAAATCCACGACATTGAAGTAGTGATAGACCGCCTCAAAATCGAACCCCAATTTGCCAGTCGGCTCACCAATTCTTTGGAAATCGCCATGCAAATGGGCAAAGGTTTGGTGATGATTTTGGAACACGAAACAGGAAAAACACACAACTTCAGCAAACTCTTGATGGACCCCGAATCAGGTGTATCTTACGATGAACCCTCTCCCAATACCTTTTCCTTCAATTCGCCCTACGGTGCTTGTCAAAACTGCAAAGGCTTGGGTTTCATACACGATGCAGATATGAAACTGGTCATTCCCGATGAAAATCTCAACATCAATGAGCAGGGAATTCGCCCCTATGGAGAAGTGCGGGACAACCATACCTTCAAAAAACTGCGGGCATTGAGCCAAAAATACGGCTTCACCTTTGCCACCCCCATCAAAGACCTACCCGAAGAAGCCCTCGAAATCTTGCTATATGGCACGAATGGCGAAAGCATCCCTGTCAATATTCAATTTGGCAAAGAACGGTGGTATGACTTGGATTTTGAAGGAGTAATCAATACCATCAAACGCTGCTATGCCGACAAAGATATTTCGGAGCGAATCAGGCGGTGGGCAGAGGCGTTTATGGTCAAAAAGAAATGCCCTGTCTGCAATGGTCAACGCTTGAAACAAGAGTCCCTGCACTTCAAAATCGTGGGCAAAAACATTGCAGACCTCTGTGAAATGGACATTGAAGAACTGCAAAACTGGTTCACCAACATTGAAGAAGATTTAACAGTGCGCCAAAAAACCATCGCCAAAGATATTTTGAAGGAAATCCGAGCGAGGTTGGGTTTTTTATTGAATGTTGGCTTGGACTATTTATCCCTCAATCGCCCTTCTCGCAGTCTTTCGGGAGGTGAATCACAGCGCATTCGTTTGGCCACCCAAATTGGCTCTAAATTGGTGGGTATCACCTATATACTCGATGAACCCAGCATCGGACTGCACCAAAGAGACAACCAGAAACTGATTGAAGCCCTCAAAGAATTGCGGGAAACAGGCAACAGTGTTTTGGTAGTCGAACACGACAAAGACATCATGATGGCGGCGGATTATGTGATTGACATTGGCCCTGGTGCAGGCAAACATGGGGGCGAAATTGTAGCAGCAGGCACACCCGCCGATTTTATCTTAAAGGGTACTTTGACAACCGAATACCTCAATGGCACTAAAAGAATAGAAGTGCCAAAAAAGAGGCGCAAAGGTAACGGCAAAACGCTGGTATTGAAGGGTGTGAAAGGCAACAACCTCCGAAATCTGGATGTCGAATTTCCGCTTGGCAAATTTATCTGTGTGACGGGGGTTTCGGGTAGCGGCAAATCTTCACTTATCAACGAAACACTCTATCCCATTCTAAACCAGCACTTTTATAGGGCTGTTAAAAAACCTTTGGCGTATGAAAGCATTGAAGGTTTGGAACATTTAGACAAGGTAATCGAAATTGACCAATCTCCCATTGGGCGTACTCCTCGCTCCAATCCTGCAACGTATATTGGTGTTTTTACTTTGATTCGCACTTTGTTTAGCCAATTGCCCGAAGCTCAAATTCGAGGCTACAAACCTGGTCGTTTTTCCTTCAATGTGAAAGGTGGACGTTGTGAAACCTGTCAAGGCGGCGGAATGAGGGTCATTGAAATGAATTTTTTGCCTGATGTGTATGTCGAGTGCGAAACCTGTATGGGCAGACGCTACAATCGGGAAACACTGGAGGTGCGCTATCGGGGAAAATCTATTTCGGATGTGCTGAACATGACCGTAGAAGAAGCCGTAGAATTCTTCGAACCCATGCCCAAAATTTTCCGTATGCTCAAAACCCTACAGGATGTAGGCTTGAACTACATCACACTCGGACAGCAAGCGACTACGCTTTCGGGTGGTGAGGCACAAAGGGTGAAACTGTCTTCCGAACTTCGCAAAAAAGATACGGGCAAAACCATGTATATCCTTGATGAACCAACGACTGGACTACATTTTGAAGATATTCGTTTGTTGCTCATAGTCTTGCAAAAATTGGTGGACAAGGGCAATACCGTAATGGTAATCGAACACAACATGGATGTTATCAAAGTGGCAGACTACATCATTGACATGGGACCTGAAGGTGGTTCTAAGGGTGGCAATATGGTTTGTAAGGGTACGCCTGAGGAGGTTGCAGTCCATCCGACAAGTTATACAGGGGAGTTTTTGAAGTTGGAGTTATAG
- a CDS encoding T9SS type A sorting domain-containing protein — translation MVDEITVDGNNLGTQNAYVLTTNEIWTNERNISGLMVVPANMDLIIEGTTIHFMDDNSGILVEEGGYLKIDNAVLRGNPCVVSAWKGIQVEGQPNTAQPTGYSTNGSTSHGTIIIRNGSTIQDAHIGVLVQNTGTNSGGGILSVRNSNFTNNRIGIVMNATGVGTNLRGSIWENTFTNNAPFVGGGGGGYTHIYLNRLGSHFNIFGNTFTSNGVANVTSIYSFSSYLLSVFNTFEEVYKGVDVYNTDGMPDVRINGNDFVDTFKGITLNRVPLASIFQNTFDIPNQTQSGDFPYGIMTLGSTEFGIRENTFNTTSSTGTYGAIFRNATNGAEVLENTFDGNFMVATGFEQEDSGIELNCNTYQNDAVRDWYMGQNCFLTPQGECQFDENGVAFVNEWNTGNSLNIVNDSPNILELEHAPGSEALNNDPANAVQQFLCDQFVSLCDGADDNDDRNNVMLASRIREHLKKDEIQSALNLLIGEGETWSNRLLVQAYIGMEDWTQAQYRVNLIPQDTPENLAFRDLYTMIINGTIISNESAVRAYANSSDAKVVTMTEALLANYFGDTYVRNPVAIPSGGNKKETNTMEAIQFKLIPNPAKEVLNIHLHNFSLTEEVTIRIYDLQGKLWKTVKTISDNTIAEINTSKIPNGIYICQVSSKSFNSVQKFSIVH, via the coding sequence GTGGTAGATGAAATCACTGTGGATGGTAACAATTTAGGAACACAAAATGCCTATGTATTGACGACCAATGAAATTTGGACAAATGAACGAAACATTAGTGGCTTGATGGTAGTTCCTGCAAATATGGATTTGATTATAGAAGGCACAACCATTCACTTCATGGACGACAATTCGGGTATTTTAGTAGAAGAAGGCGGTTATCTAAAAATAGATAATGCGGTCTTGAGAGGAAATCCCTGCGTAGTAAGTGCATGGAAGGGAATACAGGTAGAAGGTCAACCCAATACAGCCCAACCTACAGGATATTCTACCAATGGAAGCACAAGCCACGGAACCATAATCATCAGAAATGGCAGTACCATTCAAGATGCACACATTGGCGTATTGGTTCAAAACACGGGAACGAACTCAGGAGGAGGCATATTGAGTGTCCGAAACTCTAATTTTACCAACAATCGAATCGGTATTGTTATGAATGCAACAGGTGTTGGCACCAATTTAAGAGGCAGTATATGGGAAAATACCTTTACCAACAATGCACCTTTTGTAGGTGGCGGCGGCGGTGGATATACCCATATCTATTTGAATCGTTTGGGGAGTCACTTCAATATTTTTGGTAATACTTTTACTTCCAATGGTGTTGCAAATGTCACCAGTATTTACAGTTTTTCTTCTTATTTGCTCTCTGTTTTCAATACCTTTGAAGAGGTCTATAAAGGCGTAGATGTCTATAATACAGATGGTATGCCCGATGTACGCATCAATGGCAACGACTTTGTAGATACTTTTAAAGGAATCACCCTCAACCGTGTTCCGCTCGCCTCTATTTTCCAAAATACCTTCGACATTCCCAATCAAACTCAATCGGGAGATTTTCCCTACGGTATTATGACGCTCGGTAGTACGGAGTTTGGGATAAGAGAGAATACCTTCAACACCACAAGCAGCACAGGAACTTATGGTGCTATTTTCCGCAATGCCACCAATGGAGCAGAAGTGTTGGAAAATACTTTCGATGGCAATTTTATGGTCGCTACGGGTTTTGAACAAGAGGACTCTGGGATTGAATTGAACTGCAATACCTATCAGAACGATGCAGTGAGAGATTGGTACATGGGACAAAATTGTTTTTTGACACCACAAGGAGAGTGCCAATTTGATGAAAATGGAGTTGCTTTTGTAAATGAATGGAATACGGGAAATAGTTTGAACATAGTAAACGATTCTCCCAATATCTTAGAATTGGAACACGCTCCTGGTTCAGAAGCACTCAACAATGACCCTGCCAATGCTGTACAGCAATTTTTATGTGATCAGTTTGTTTCCTTGTGTGACGGTGCAGATGACAACGATGATAGAAACAATGTAATGTTGGCTTCAAGGATTAGAGAACATTTGAAAAAGGATGAGATACAATCGGCTCTCAATCTATTGATAGGCGAAGGAGAAACTTGGAGCAATCGTCTATTGGTTCAAGCCTATATCGGTATGGAAGATTGGACACAAGCCCAATACAGAGTCAACTTGATTCCGCAAGATACGCCTGAAAATCTCGCTTTCCGAGACCTCTACACGATGATTATCAACGGTACAATTATTAGCAATGAATCGGCAGTCCGTGCTTATGCCAATAGTTCAGATGCAAAAGTAGTGACAATGACAGAAGCCCTGCTTGCCAATTATTTTGGAGATACCTATGTGCGAAATCCCGTAGCGATTCCAAGCGGAGGCAATAAAAAGGAAACAAATACAATGGAAGCTATACAGTTTAAATTGATTCCCAATCCCGCCAAAGAAGTACTGAACATTCATTTGCACAACTTCTCATTAACAGAAGAAGTAACTATCCGAATCTATGACCTTCAAGGTAAACTTTGGAAAACAGTAAAAACCATTTCGGATAATACTATTGCTGAGATAAACACAAGTAAAATACCCAACGGTATTTATATTTGTCAAGTCAGTAGCAAGAGTTTTAACAGTGTTCAAAAATTCTCTATTGTCCATTAA
- a CDS encoding MltA domain-containing protein yields MKSTQSILLFLLLIAGLIACQQGYFYYQRLTYNAAFAGGMSAASFLPSYPSQEDSCSEESVVVSIADSSETTFLQTDSLLENSEGALEKTLKVSENGIFRQTNFEVEECEVLTDIKASKEELSDALKQHKRCLKRESKRKKYSFDGIERTNLQLRTTIDQLQEWLAKEDGEASLCELFDTYQLKGKNENGRVKTTAYYTPVIEGSRTWSKTFQYPIYRKPDASVWQGELPTRQEIDGDMKLVGRDLEVAWTKSLLDNYFMNLQGSAYVEYQDSVRELLLYDGQNGHPYRGVQNYLVSQRYVSSVGVDMQNVKHWFKENPDSIRPILFRNPSYTFFKKSPKSPTGAAGVELTAKHSVAVDIRYIPYGAVLLAKLPRKGRHQKAEWRILLPQDKGGAIRGDAHLDLYCGVGEAAVREAQSMKTYSEVWLLLAKE; encoded by the coding sequence ATGAAATCCACCCAATCCATCCTCCTTTTTTTGCTGCTGATAGCAGGCTTGATTGCCTGCCAACAGGGTTATTTTTACTACCAACGCCTCACATACAATGCCGCTTTTGCAGGGGGAATGAGTGCGGCTTCGTTTTTGCCTTCTTATCCTTCGCAGGAGGATTCTTGCAGCGAAGAGAGTGTTGTTGTATCCATTGCAGATAGCAGCGAAACGACTTTTCTGCAAACGGATTCACTTCTGGAAAACAGTGAAGGTGCACTTGAAAAGACATTGAAGGTCAGCGAAAATGGCATTTTTAGGCAAACAAATTTTGAAGTGGAAGAATGTGAAGTGTTGACAGACATCAAGGCTTCAAAAGAGGAATTGAGTGATGCATTGAAGCAACACAAGCGCTGTTTGAAGCGGGAAAGCAAGCGCAAAAAGTACAGTTTTGATGGGATTGAACGCACAAATTTGCAGCTTCGCACTACGATTGACCAGCTGCAAGAATGGCTGGCAAAGGAGGATGGTGAGGCTTCTTTGTGTGAACTGTTTGACACCTACCAATTGAAGGGAAAAAATGAGAATGGGCGTGTGAAAACAACGGCTTATTATACGCCTGTTATTGAAGGGAGCAGGACGTGGAGTAAGACGTTTCAGTATCCTATCTACCGAAAACCCGATGCAAGTGTTTGGCAGGGTGAGTTGCCTACACGACAGGAGATTGATGGTGATATGAAGCTGGTTGGTAGAGATTTGGAGGTGGCTTGGACGAAGAGTTTACTCGACAATTATTTTATGAATTTGCAGGGTTCGGCTTATGTGGAGTACCAAGATAGTGTGCGGGAGTTGTTGTTGTATGATGGGCAGAATGGACATCCGTATCGTGGGGTGCAAAATTATTTGGTGTCGCAAAGGTATGTTTCATCGGTTGGGGTGGATATGCAGAATGTAAAACATTGGTTCAAAGAGAATCCTGATAGCATTCGCCCGATATTGTTTCGCAATCCTTCTTATACGTTCTTCAAAAAATCACCAAAATCGCCAACAGGTGCTGCGGGGGTGGAACTGACGGCCAAACATTCGGTGGCAGTAGATATCCGCTACATTCCTTATGGTGCGGTTTTGCTCGCCAAACTTCCCCGCAAAGGACGACACCAAAAAGCAGAGTGGAGGATATTGTTGCCGCAGGATAAAGGGGGGGCAATCAGAGGAGATGCCCATCTGGATTTATATTGTGGTGTGGGAGAAGCAGCAGTGAGGGAGGCACAAAGTATGAAAACATACAGTGAGGTGTGGTTGTTGTTAGCTAAAGAATAA
- a CDS encoding EsaB/YukD family protein, which yields MAYITITLKDSTTGREVELELPDDVSVKELLPAITETLGIEHAEQRQLQNKTQSFDYLEQDTLSSRFTKEADLCILKYETIQGSTEDWRETKYE from the coding sequence ATGGCTTACATCACAATTACTCTTAAAGACAGCACAACAGGTAGAGAGGTTGAACTGGAACTGCCCGATGATGTTTCTGTCAAAGAACTATTGCCTGCGATTACGGAAACGCTGGGTATAGAACACGCCGAGCAGCGGCAATTGCAGAACAAAACGCAATCTTTTGATTATTTGGAACAGGATACTTTATCATCTCGATTTACGAAGGAGGCTGACCTGTGTATTTTGAAGTATGAAACAATACAGGGGAGTACAGAGGATTGGAGAGAAACAAAGTATGAGTAA
- a CDS encoding ubiquitin-conjugating enzyme E2: MGRARDMRLLEDQRKITELAEKVGYFQISNTRGLPPTEYILEFCLNGYLNKQGNTTNGHLVRLSFPERYPFSAPPKFAILRGLFHPNVYKNGDVCHGWFLNNWQPAIHIDDLILDVAKMIAFKADSYNLKSPANYECDEQWIAAHQIPLDETVLEPQEEEQNNLPAAVRPATLEQRRLQKIRVTVKSDKPSYMTAFGNSADSLPSIPEPEPIPIRIRRKNGSEF, encoded by the coding sequence ATGGGTAGAGCGAGAGATATGCGACTTTTGGAAGACCAACGAAAAATTACGGAGTTGGCAGAAAAGGTGGGTTATTTTCAAATTTCCAACACAAGGGGCTTGCCTCCAACGGAATATATACTGGAATTTTGTCTAAATGGTTATCTAAACAAACAGGGAAATACAACGAATGGCCACCTTGTTCGATTGAGTTTTCCTGAGCGTTATCCATTTTCTGCACCTCCTAAATTTGCGATTCTCAGAGGTTTGTTTCACCCAAACGTGTATAAAAATGGAGATGTGTGTCATGGTTGGTTTTTGAACAATTGGCAACCTGCCATTCACATTGATGACCTAATTTTGGATGTAGCCAAAATGATTGCTTTCAAAGCGGATTCGTACAATCTAAAAAGCCCTGCCAACTATGAATGTGATGAGCAATGGATTGCTGCACATCAAATACCTCTTGATGAAACCGTTTTGGAACCACAAGAAGAGGAACAAAATAATTTACCTGCTGCTGTTCGACCTGCAACTTTGGAACAACGCAGATTGCAGAAAATTCGGGTGACGGTGAAATCAGATAAACCGAGTTATATGACCGCTTTTGGGAATTCAGCAGATTCACTGCCATCTATCCCCGAACCTGAACCGATTCCCATTCGAATTCGACGCAAGAATGGGAGTGAGTTCTGA
- a CDS encoding Mov34/MPN/PAD-1 family protein, protein MKIRIISEKKISPLSMQFPLQHPDFFNIRQPPTNVTKTNDDMLSVFIHYEAYQKLWEHVRLDFHNELGGAMLGYYGSDNGNEFIVVTDVFNQPPEYFSTPTMLRFTGQFYDDLEEYVTQIEAQYPNILRLGLYHTHPNYGVFLSKTDAKTFKGIFKDPFQIAMVVDPVREEDGVFFWIGSELSRRTGYRIFHTDDTKFALHTAKTRNPLAAKYNTQLQLDTKNQIIPKIQVFESQVTDDLQKKPQRIDIQSHSSDEPTRITIEKTTHRIDKPLYIPRVCPLYDMHYRNREFRLYRYFVPLQKSPELESFPYEIFIHRNVENQLTLALEQKQQVLGFLRGNLHYDKLQKLYFVDAYEAVITEPTTDLLPFNSIAHAIEEQRKKGITNILGWFFASHKPYLDVFRFTTMHQKLFDKNHHFGIVLRTKALEEQKDESAKTVLDVENAYIVAYNFDKNIPYDYFRNLFLYEKPY, encoded by the coding sequence GTGAAAATCCGAATCATCAGCGAAAAGAAAATCTCTCCTTTGTCTATGCAGTTTCCCCTGCAACATCCCGATTTCTTCAATATTCGGCAGCCCCCCACCAATGTTACCAAGACAAATGACGATATGCTGAGTGTTTTTATACACTACGAAGCCTACCAAAAACTGTGGGAACACGTGCGTCTCGATTTCCACAATGAATTAGGAGGGGCTATGCTTGGATATTATGGAAGCGACAATGGCAATGAATTCATTGTAGTGACGGATGTATTCAACCAACCTCCTGAATATTTCTCCACTCCGACCATGCTTCGATTCACTGGTCAATTCTACGATGATTTGGAAGAATACGTCACCCAGATTGAAGCCCAATATCCCAATATTCTCCGTTTAGGGCTCTACCACACACACCCCAACTATGGCGTTTTCCTCTCCAAAACCGATGCAAAAACCTTCAAAGGCATTTTCAAAGACCCCTTCCAAATAGCGATGGTCGTCGACCCAGTGCGAGAAGAAGACGGCGTGTTTTTTTGGATAGGCAGCGAACTCTCTCGGCGCACAGGTTACCGAATTTTTCACACCGATGACACCAAATTTGCACTACACACTGCCAAAACCCGCAACCCGCTTGCCGCCAAATACAATACACAATTGCAGCTCGATACAAAAAACCAGATTATTCCCAAAATTCAGGTTTTTGAAAGCCAAGTTACCGATGACCTTCAAAAAAAACCGCAACGGATTGATATACAATCACATTCCTCCGATGAGCCCACCCGCATCACCATCGAAAAAACCACGCACCGCATAGACAAACCCCTATATATTCCACGAGTCTGCCCACTCTACGACATGCACTACCGCAACCGAGAATTTCGGCTCTACCGCTATTTTGTACCCCTCCAAAAATCGCCCGAATTGGAATCTTTTCCCTACGAAATATTCATTCACCGCAATGTAGAAAACCAATTGACGCTTGCCTTAGAGCAAAAACAACAAGTATTGGGCTTTTTAAGAGGCAATTTGCATTACGACAAACTGCAAAAGCTCTACTTTGTAGATGCTTACGAAGCGGTCATAACCGAACCTACAACCGATTTATTGCCCTTCAACAGCATCGCCCATGCTATTGAGGAACAGCGCAAAAAAGGAATAACCAATATTTTAGGGTGGTTTTTTGCAAGCCATAAACCTTATTTAGACGTTTTTCGTTTTACGACCATGCACCAAAAGCTCTTTGATAAAAACCATCATTTTGGCATCGTTTTGCGTACCAAAGCCTTAGAAGAACAAAAAGACGAGTCTGCAAAAACCGTGTTAGATGTAGAAAATGCGTATATTGTAGCCTATAATTTCGACAAAAACATTCCTTATGATTATTTTAGAAACTTGTTTTTGTATGAAAAACCCTATTAA
- a CDS encoding porin family protein, giving the protein MKNAFDNQVFICSFKTGYLLCFFALMFCLSISLKAQNYADMVVSYSNDTLRGSVKMTVEDGSEILFKSDKKNDFLIYTPYDIQLIRLENRTLFKSKTLPTKDGEEAKKVFASYLVEGKISLYRIGKEFYVEKAEDGMILLENNEIFVSQNKYRKNNKHIGVLQYLMSDCSEMSSKLDNVDLKYEDMMKAVSRYNQCMDATANSVVHKNPNKVRTVFGLKAGLTWSDVAYLSEAHRYYNFNFDKRTGVSFGGFMNVVFNEKLALGVSLLFIKKGASFAQPTIYPWTEYVNFDLQYLQLPVDFIYTLPLKRKIKPFVSLGGVVGYALKNEGSTETFMVQPIEVATKEFGYRAGIGMDVGGKIRIGGIYEKTIANNLYALNEFANIVYKLSVEYVF; this is encoded by the coding sequence ATGAAAAATGCATTTGACAATCAGGTTTTTATTTGCAGTTTCAAAACGGGGTATCTATTGTGCTTTTTTGCATTAATGTTTTGTTTATCCATTTCATTAAAAGCTCAGAACTATGCAGATATGGTCGTATCCTATTCCAACGATACACTCAGAGGTAGTGTGAAAATGACTGTTGAAGATGGCTCTGAAATTTTATTTAAGTCCGACAAGAAAAATGATTTTTTGATATATACACCTTATGATATTCAATTGATTAGATTGGAGAATAGAACTTTATTCAAGTCTAAGACCTTGCCTACAAAAGATGGCGAAGAAGCGAAGAAGGTTTTTGCTTCTTATTTGGTAGAAGGAAAGATAAGTTTATATAGAATAGGAAAAGAATTTTATGTAGAAAAAGCCGAGGATGGGATGATTCTTCTGGAAAACAATGAAATATTTGTTTCACAAAATAAATATAGAAAAAATAATAAGCATATTGGTGTGTTGCAATATTTAATGTCAGATTGTTCTGAAATGTCTTCTAAATTGGATAATGTAGATTTGAAATATGAAGATATGATGAAAGCAGTTTCTCGCTACAATCAATGTATGGATGCAACGGCAAATAGTGTTGTCCATAAAAATCCAAATAAGGTTAGAACTGTTTTTGGATTGAAAGCTGGATTAACTTGGAGCGATGTTGCATATCTTTCTGAAGCACATAGATATTACAATTTCAATTTTGATAAAAGAACTGGTGTGAGTTTCGGAGGTTTCATGAATGTGGTTTTTAATGAAAAACTGGCATTGGGTGTTTCCTTATTGTTTATCAAAAAAGGAGCTTCTTTTGCTCAACCCACGATTTATCCTTGGACGGAATATGTGAATTTTGACCTACAATATCTACAGCTGCCAGTGGATTTTATCTATACTTTGCCATTGAAAAGGAAGATAAAGCCGTTTGTTTCTTTAGGAGGTGTAGTTGGTTATGCTTTGAAGAATGAAGGAAGCACAGAAACATTTATGGTTCAACCGATTGAAGTCGCTACTAAAGAGTTTGGTTATCGGGCTGGAATTGGGATGGACGTAGGTGGCAAAATTAGGATTGGTGGAATATATGAGAAAACTATTGCGAATAACTTATATGCTCTTAATGAATTTGCAAATATTGTTTACAAACTATCAGTAGAGTATGTATTCTAA
- a CDS encoding 2-isopropylmalate synthase: MSERIYIFDTTLRDGEQVPGSKLNMEEKIEIARHLEQLGVDIIEAGFPISSPGDFEAVVEISKAVKLPTICGLSRAVKQDIKVAGDALKYAKRPRIHTGIGTSDIHIQHKLRSTRADILERAIGCVKYAKSFVEDVEFYAEDAGRTDNEYLAQVVEAVIKAGATVVNIPDTTGYCLPEMYGAKIRYLMENVPNIHKAIISAHCHNDLGLATANSIAAVQNGARQIECTINGIGERAGNTSLEEVVMIMRQHPELKLDTNINTRLLCPISKMVSDLMHMPVQANKAVVGANAFAHSSGIHQDGVIKHRESYEIIDPAEVGADGTLIVLTARSGRAALLHRMQRLGYDYGKEDLALIYEQFLKVADSKREVKDEDLHELANFFEEKVAVAV, encoded by the coding sequence ATGTCCGAACGAATTTATATCTTTGATACGACCCTAAGAGATGGCGAACAAGTCCCTGGCAGCAAATTGAACATGGAAGAAAAAATCGAAATTGCTCGGCATTTGGAGCAATTAGGTGTCGACATCATTGAAGCGGGATTCCCCATTTCTAGCCCAGGGGATTTTGAAGCAGTAGTAGAAATTTCTAAAGCAGTCAAACTACCGACTATATGCGGTCTTTCAAGAGCTGTAAAACAAGATATTAAAGTAGCAGGTGATGCGCTAAAATATGCCAAACGTCCTCGTATCCACACAGGTATTGGCACTTCTGACATACACATCCAACACAAACTCCGAAGTACAAGAGCCGACATATTGGAACGTGCAATTGGATGTGTCAAATACGCCAAATCATTTGTAGAAGATGTAGAATTTTATGCCGAAGATGCGGGAAGAACTGACAATGAATACCTTGCACAAGTCGTTGAAGCAGTTATCAAAGCAGGAGCTACGGTCGTCAATATTCCCGATACAACGGGCTACTGTTTGCCCGAAATGTATGGCGCAAAAATTCGCTACTTGATGGAGAATGTGCCCAATATTCACAAAGCCATCATCTCCGCCCACTGCCACAACGATTTGGGCTTGGCTACTGCCAATTCGATTGCAGCCGTCCAAAATGGCGCACGCCAAATCGAGTGTACCATCAATGGCATTGGCGAAAGAGCGGGCAATACCTCATTGGAGGAAGTAGTGATGATCATGCGCCAACATCCTGAATTGAAGCTGGATACGAATATCAATACACGCTTATTGTGTCCTATCAGCAAAATGGTTTCTGATTTGATGCACATGCCTGTACAAGCCAACAAAGCAGTAGTTGGCGCAAATGCTTTTGCTCATTCGTCTGGTATTCACCAAGATGGAGTTATCAAACACCGAGAAAGTTATGAAATCATTGATCCAGCAGAAGTTGGTGCAGATGGTACTTTGATTGTATTGACGGCTCGAAGCGGTCGTGCAGCTTTGCTTCACCGTATGCAGCGGTTGGGTTATGACTATGGTAAAGAAGATTTGGCACTCATTTACGAACAATTTTTGAAGGTAGCCGATAGTAAAAGAGAAGTCAAAGACGAAGATTTGCACGAATTGGCAAATTTTTTTGAAGAAAAAGTAGCGGTTGCAGTTTAG